A single genomic interval of Bacteroidota bacterium harbors:
- a CDS encoding serine hydrolase domain-containing protein codes for MAKYYLKISRYRRRLFVLGCCLVLLSSCRINQSTLEPAELEHELAKVLVEFEANTRDFTAIQLHVEAPVMGVSWSGARGVRDKYTADAIKPDDTFRIASITKTFVAVCVLRLHQDGLLSLDDSITKYVSPQHLEILTVGGYDVDAITIHHLLNHTSGLFDYGVGSSTYLEKVKARPQKTWTRTEQIQGGMDWGKPQGPPGGQYHYSDTGYVLLGEIIEHISGKDLATALREILRFDEAGLSKTWLESMEPAKDTTGRIHQYFGDIDINEVSPTVDLYGGGGLVSTTKDVARFFLSLHNGDYFSGSAPHPLYGTSYVRAAGAGLDDSVIKFDVAYTPDYRYGIERIEIMGYEAFFHSGIWGTWALVIPALNASIVLNISNGAAGAMPLKQTVSLLARGMGSIQPKHSQSKHSQAGPN; via the coding sequence ATGGCGAAATACTATTTGAAAATATCACGATACAGGCGCCGGCTATTTGTGCTTGGCTGCTGCCTTGTTCTTCTTTCGAGTTGTCGGATCAACCAATCGACGCTTGAGCCGGCTGAACTGGAGCATGAACTCGCTAAGGTTCTTGTCGAATTCGAAGCAAATACGCGAGATTTTACGGCGATCCAATTGCATGTGGAGGCACCCGTCATGGGCGTTTCGTGGTCGGGTGCGCGAGGTGTGCGAGACAAATACACGGCAGATGCAATCAAACCGGATGACACATTCCGGATTGCAAGCATAACAAAGACCTTTGTTGCAGTATGTGTTTTGCGCTTGCATCAGGATGGTCTATTGAGCCTTGACGACAGCATCACCAAATATGTCTCTCCTCAACATCTGGAGATACTGACGGTAGGCGGGTACGATGTAGATGCGATCACAATCCATCACCTGTTAAATCATACCAGTGGCCTTTTCGACTATGGCGTCGGCTCCTCAACCTACCTGGAGAAAGTTAAAGCGCGCCCACAAAAAACATGGACCAGAACGGAGCAGATTCAGGGGGGCATGGATTGGGGGAAGCCGCAGGGGCCGCCAGGCGGGCAATACCATTATTCTGATACGGGCTATGTACTACTTGGGGAAATCATTGAACACATTTCTGGGAAGGATCTCGCAACAGCTTTGAGGGAGATTTTACGCTTTGACGAAGCCGGCCTGTCCAAAACCTGGCTCGAATCAATGGAGCCTGCAAAAGACACTACAGGCCGGATACATCAGTACTTCGGGGATATCGACATCAATGAAGTAAGCCCAACGGTTGATCTCTACGGCGGAGGCGGGCTTGTCTCCACAACAAAAGATGTTGCACGATTTTTTCTCTCCCTGCACAATGGCGACTACTTTTCGGGAAGCGCCCCGCATCCGCTCTATGGTACCAGCTATGTAAGAGCTGCTGGTGCTGGATTGGATGATTCAGTAATCAAATTTGATGTGGCTTACACGCCCGACTACCGCTATGGTATCGAGCGCATTGAAATAATGGGGTATGAAGCGTTCTTCCATTCTGGTATTTGGGGCACGTGGGCGCTGGTTATCCCGGCGTTGAATGCATCCATTGTACTAAATATCTCAAATGGAGCTGCCGGCGCGATGCCCCTCAAGCAAACCGTTTCTCTGCTTGCAAGAGGCATGGGTAGCATTCAACCTAAACACAGCCAATCTAAACACAGCCAAGCTGGGCCGAACTGA
- a CDS encoding ABC transporter ATP-binding protein gives MNATGQGLAIALRGVQYGYKKDTPIIKNLDMSVGMHSIYGFLGINGAGKSTTIRNILGLLSPDAGTIKLHGKYENPGDIECLMEIGSLVESPSIYRHLNARDNLRICALYRNVEPGRVDDILALVGLAEAGKKKAKHFSTGMLQRLGLGIALLSDPDLLILDEPTSGLDPHGIIEIRALLKTLQARGKTIFLSSHQLAEIEILATEVGVLHEGRLIFEGSIESLQEVRSGSLEVEIEVSAPAQCVAALGSGYAPKIVDENRLRIPLSGKQQIPAVLRQLLDRDIDVFEVGVLKAGLEELFVSLTKSEVGNE, from the coding sequence ATGAATGCAACTGGACAGGGGCTGGCCATAGCGCTTCGAGGAGTGCAGTATGGGTATAAAAAAGACACGCCGATCATAAAGAATCTTGACATGAGCGTTGGGATGCATTCGATCTATGGCTTCCTCGGTATCAACGGTGCGGGCAAAAGTACAACAATCAGGAATATCCTTGGCTTGCTTTCTCCGGATGCTGGCACAATCAAATTGCATGGCAAATATGAGAATCCAGGAGACATCGAATGTCTGATGGAAATCGGTTCGCTGGTTGAATCACCATCGATTTATCGCCACCTGAACGCCAGAGATAACCTCAGGATTTGCGCCCTCTACCGAAATGTGGAGCCAGGACGTGTAGATGACATCCTTGCATTGGTTGGCCTGGCTGAGGCAGGAAAAAAGAAAGCCAAGCATTTTTCTACCGGCATGTTGCAGCGGCTTGGGCTTGGCATCGCGCTTTTATCCGATCCAGACCTGCTTATTCTTGACGAGCCAACCAGTGGATTGGATCCACACGGCATTATTGAAATCAGAGCGTTGCTGAAGACCCTCCAGGCCCGCGGCAAAACCATTTTTTTGTCCAGCCATCAGCTTGCTGAAATAGAAATTCTTGCTACAGAAGTTGGCGTCTTGCATGAAGGCCGGCTCATTTTTGAAGGCAGCATCGAAAGCCTGCAGGAAGTCCGATCAGGTAGCCTCGAAGTTGAAATTGAAGTCTCTGCGCCGGCGCAGTGTGTTGCGGCGTTGGGATCTGGATATGCCCCGAAGATTGTGGACGAAAATCGCCTGCGTATTCCACTATCAGGCAAGCAACAAATCCCTGCAGTACTCAGGCAACTGCTAGATCGAGATATAGACGTTTTTGAAGTGGGTGTGCTGAAAGCGGGGCTTGAAGAACTCTTTGTGTCTCTGACAAAAAGCGAGGTTGGAAATGAATAA
- a CDS encoding helix-turn-helix domain-containing protein, whose product MRKIYPQDELVSKYVQYYWQLGLDEVRDAKLSCIHDFPCLTPELILDFEGSATFFYKGQLHQFNPRTLFSYMDAGISVDLSGVTNFTVIRFRSIGPAAILPFLRCAARDLVQTQFVDANHVFSEPISKRIIHTVRAGSVSQKRDVLDSWLRRCFAVNRIGLLDDLSTEIQPHHDVSEIAKMSNLSLSSLERYFKRESGLTPKKFLLHNRFRLVLQDIASPDATDWHDLIVKYNYYDQTHLIKEVKRFSGLTPTELLRVNNLSTLRIIN is encoded by the coding sequence GCAAGACGAACTTGTCTCCAAATACGTTCAATATTACTGGCAGCTAGGTTTAGACGAGGTTCGCGATGCGAAGCTAAGCTGTATCCACGATTTTCCCTGTCTGACACCTGAGTTGATTCTCGACTTCGAAGGATCAGCTACATTTTTCTACAAGGGACAACTACACCAATTCAATCCACGCACCTTGTTTAGTTACATGGATGCGGGTATCTCGGTTGACCTTTCCGGGGTTACCAACTTTACAGTAATTCGCTTTAGAAGCATAGGGCCGGCAGCAATTCTCCCCTTTCTAAGGTGTGCAGCGCGCGATTTGGTTCAAACGCAATTTGTAGATGCAAACCACGTTTTCAGCGAACCCATCTCAAAGCGCATAATCCATACCGTAAGAGCAGGATCAGTGAGCCAGAAACGTGATGTGTTAGACAGCTGGTTGCGACGGTGCTTTGCAGTTAATCGAATTGGCTTGCTTGATGATCTGTCAACAGAAATACAACCCCATCACGACGTCTCTGAAATAGCGAAGATGAGCAACCTGTCGTTAAGTAGTCTGGAGCGCTATTTCAAACGAGAGTCGGGGTTGACCCCCAAGAAATTTCTCCTCCACAATCGGTTTAGATTGGTATTGCAAGACATAGCGAGTCCTGATGCTACCGATTGGCATGACCTCATCGTGAAATACAATTACTACGACCAAACACATCTCATTAAGGAGGTTAAGCGATTTAGTGGTCTCACGCCTACCGAACTGCTTCGCGTAAATAACCTCTCAACCCTTCGCATAATAAACTAG